One window from the genome of Pyrobaculum ferrireducens encodes:
- a CDS encoding A/G-specific adenine glycosylase, whose translation MGGVAEVFVRRVVEWYRAHGDRDLPWRSPRGGWAVLVAAVMLRKTTAKQALRVYTEFLERFPTPHALASAGEDEVKKIIEPLGMEHVRSRLFIELARELVARYGGRVPCDREALMGLPGVGPYIASEVLLVSCGLPEPLLDRNMIRVLERVFGIKSARKRPHTDPEMWKFARSLVPKDPEVAREFNYGVLDLARRVCRAASPKCGVCPLADICRYASRRS comes from the coding sequence GTGGGAGGCGTGGCCGAGGTTTTTGTGAGGCGTGTTGTCGAGTGGTACCGTGCGCATGGCGATCGCGACCTGCCGTGGAGGTCTCCGCGCGGCGGCTGGGCTGTGCTTGTGGCCGCCGTGATGCTGAGGAAGACAACTGCCAAGCAGGCTCTGCGAGTGTATACTGAGTTTCTGGAGAGATTTCCCACCCCCCATGCCTTGGCCAGCGCTGGTGAGGATGAGGTGAAGAAGATCATAGAGCCTCTGGGGATGGAGCATGTGAGGTCGCGCCTCTTTATCGAGCTGGCTCGGGAGCTCGTGGCCCGCTATGGCGGCCGAGTTCCGTGTGATCGGGAGGCGCTGATGGGTCTGCCGGGTGTGGGGCCCTACATAGCGTCCGAGGTGCTTCTGGTCTCCTGCGGCTTGCCAGAGCCGCTTCTGGACAGGAACATGATAAGGGTTTTAGAGAGGGTGTTTGGCATAAAGTCGGCAAGAAAAAGGCCGCATACAGATCCCGAGATGTGGAAGTTCGCTAGGTCGCTGGTTCCCAAGGATCCCGAGGTAGCCCGGGAGTTTAACTACGGCGTGCTGGACCTCGCCCGGAGAGTGTGCAGAGCCGCGTCGCCTAAGTGCGGCGTCTGCCCCCTAGCAGATATCTGCAGATACGCTTCGCGCAGATCATAG
- a CDS encoding DNA cytosine methyltransferase, producing MSRFRVVSLFSGAGGMDLGFRLSGLYDIVFANDVLEHAVETYAANFDLKIRRCGVGVYEAEPGTVLLCDVERVDFSGLRGAADVVVGGPPCQDFSIVRGPEWDRRGIEVKRGRLYVHFVRALAVLQPLAFVFENVPGLLSANRGLAYKTILEDFSRLGARWAEVGGGAPLGGGGNGAVGYEILFSGVVDASALGVPQRRERLIIVGVRRDLFRRLDEVWEARSLIEAELRGRRFHFAKYPLTPLEVFEGRPLPELQDKYVEVMEEWRGVWEEVGTERALRWKREVWDRLTFDVVRDYLAANGVPRAGEEELERVWEEHTAVLRELGYLGIPVSSLKLPDGTTDLPHEDPAVVERMRRIPPGENHEFVRGTKWEVEGRGISLVYRRLHPLRPAYTVVAYGGGGTHGYHYARDRATLTLRERARLQTFLDAFRFRGGRSEIRAQIGEAVPPLMARRIAEALAGVLSALQS from the coding sequence ATGTCCAGGTTTAGGGTGGTTTCTCTGTTTTCTGGGGCTGGGGGGATGGATCTCGGGTTTAGGCTGTCTGGTCTGTACGACATCGTGTTCGCTAACGACGTTTTGGAGCACGCTGTGGAGACCTACGCGGCGAATTTTGATTTGAAGATCAGGAGGTGTGGGGTTGGGGTGTATGAGGCGGAGCCTGGCACTGTCCTTCTCTGCGACGTGGAGCGGGTGGACTTCTCTGGGCTCAGGGGCGCCGCCGACGTGGTGGTGGGAGGCCCTCCGTGTCAGGACTTCTCTATTGTGCGGGGTCCTGAGTGGGATAGGAGGGGTATCGAGGTTAAGAGGGGGAGGCTCTACGTCCACTTTGTGCGGGCGCTTGCCGTCCTCCAGCCTCTGGCGTTTGTGTTTGAGAATGTGCCGGGGCTTCTGAGCGCGAATAGGGGTCTGGCTTACAAGACGATTCTTGAGGACTTCTCCCGCCTGGGCGCTAGGTGGGCGGAGGTCGGGGGCGGCGCGCCTCTCGGCGGCGGGGGCAACGGGGCGGTGGGGTACGAAATCCTATTCAGCGGGGTGGTGGATGCCAGCGCTTTGGGGGTGCCTCAGCGGAGGGAGAGGCTCATCATCGTGGGTGTTAGGCGGGATTTGTTTAGGCGGCTTGACGAGGTGTGGGAGGCGCGGTCGCTGATCGAGGCCGAGCTTCGGGGGAGGAGGTTTCACTTCGCCAAGTACCCCCTCACGCCGCTGGAGGTCTTCGAGGGGAGGCCTCTGCCGGAGCTCCAGGACAAGTATGTGGAGGTTATGGAGGAGTGGCGCGGCGTGTGGGAGGAGGTGGGGACTGAGAGGGCTCTGCGCTGGAAGAGGGAGGTGTGGGACAGGCTTACATTCGACGTGGTGAGGGACTACCTCGCGGCGAACGGCGTCCCACGCGCCGGGGAAGAGGAGCTGGAGCGGGTCTGGGAGGAGCACACAGCGGTGCTTAGGGAGCTGGGGTATCTAGGCATTCCCGTGTCTTCCCTCAAGCTTCCAGACGGCACCACAGATCTGCCTCATGAAGATCCCGCGGTTGTTGAGCGGATGCGGAGGATTCCGCCCGGCGAGAATCACGAGTTTGTGAGGGGCACCAAGTGGGAGGTGGAGGGGAGGGGGATCAGCTTGGTTTACCGCAGGCTCCACCCGCTGAGGCCTGCCTACACCGTCGTAGCTTATGGGGGCGGCGGGACGCACGGCTACCACTACGCAAGGGACCGGGCTACTCTCACCCTTAGGGAGAGGGCGAGGCTTCAGACGTTTCTAGACGCGTTCCGCTTCAGGGGGGGCAGGTCGGAGATTCGGGCGCAGATAGGTGAGGCGGTTCCCCCGCTGATGGCTAGGCGGATAGCCGAGGCGCTGGCGGGGGTTCTCTCGGCTCTTCAGAGCTGA
- a CDS encoding zinc ribbon domain-containing protein: protein MGCFAALGIDVNKSYVAFSWVTNDPDLAASALGAWGAHPITSWLFEEHIALDTPLKLSEAVSVPEAHVEAVLMWLPGRRNNRQKRWRRMATAKLFATLTPWLRHLADQGTPAVIGVEDLRGMARRRGISEVEYAKIWKKIIGAFGTPLREGPGYRAYIGRGRSVVIALDPRGTSATCALCAAQGRTTPVQERGGRTVHCPIHGPINRDINAAINIAIKAVRIYAGDTPGGARGGQQPQPRTPSAGHPNEEKGAQRPRGDETAETWQGYIAASLTAPPGALDAYMEEVFKHFAGAEGRCLPLEGGQTQGEGEEEGGALNKGARTPPFSHHVGP, encoded by the coding sequence ATGGGTTGCTTCGCCGCGCTCGGCATCGACGTCAACAAGAGCTACGTGGCGTTCAGCTGGGTCACCAACGACCCCGACCTAGCCGCCTCGGCGCTGGGCGCCTGGGGGGCGCACCCCATTACCAGCTGGCTCTTCGAGGAGCACATAGCCCTCGATACCCCGCTGAAGCTGTCGGAGGCTGTGTCTGTGCCAGAGGCCCACGTGGAGGCCGTGCTCATGTGGCTACCCGGCAGGCGCAACAACCGCCAGAAGAGGTGGAGGAGGATGGCCACCGCCAAGCTATTCGCCACCCTCACCCCGTGGCTCAGACACCTAGCCGATCAAGGCACCCCCGCGGTCATAGGCGTGGAAGACCTCAGAGGCATGGCCAGGAGGCGCGGCATATCCGAGGTGGAGTACGCCAAGATATGGAAAAAGATAATAGGCGCCTTCGGCACCCCCCTCAGAGAAGGCCCCGGATACCGGGCCTACATAGGCAGAGGACGCTCCGTTGTAATAGCCCTAGACCCCAGAGGCACCTCAGCCACATGCGCCCTATGCGCCGCCCAGGGCAGAACCACCCCCGTCCAGGAGCGCGGCGGCCGCACCGTCCACTGCCCCATCCACGGCCCCATAAACCGCGACATAAACGCCGCCATAAACATCGCCATAAAAGCCGTGAGGATATACGCGGGGGACACGCCGGGGGGCGCCCGCGGGGGACAACAACCCCAGCCGCGGACGCCTTCCGCGGGTCACCCAAATGAAGAGAAAGGCGCCCAACGACCGCGCGGAGATGAAACCGCAGAAACCTGGCAGGGCTACATCGCCGCTTCACTGACGGCGCCCCCCGGCGCCTTAGATGCGTATATGGAGGAGGTATTCAAGCACTTCGCCGGTGCTGAGGGACGCTGTCTACCGCTGGAAGGAGGCCAGACGCAGGGAGAAGGGGAGGAGGAGGGCGGGGCCCTGAATAAGGGCGCGCGCACGCCCCCTTTTTCCCACCATGTGGGGCCATAA
- a CDS encoding ATP-binding protein yields MWGHKLAANTREELLAALLSLKFFGLDTVRGLVLVEKPRGPPFVPVEKVGWGKVCTSPPPLPAAAWRQGRGERPVTYRSALGRGVYWFEQLGIFRRGREWAVAAGCRGRPPFFGWEKVAGWAVAELLGEAPYWRFWPPLTAPVEGHLLIAGGSGAGKTTFLKRYLSQVPRWYVIDLTEEGEYAGLAETVEGSVDLAAMDPDDQALLYSLGIAAAVGAREPAVSAVQLGALRLVARRGAGLAEFLKELREAPDIPQPTREVLYTKLAAACVDHDGGCRPHPALGRDAEMSPPPRRHLDKARQPAGRRNSCPRHHPQNTEKGQGPPGPRRRRVPQNRPPPPRRGSGGEGHKGGQAPRRLHSHRHPEPPRPQTEPPLHNRQLRLLPPIAPSRRPRRPDPKRPHLGRHHSQAGAVPSQDPPWPRSRRSIG; encoded by the coding sequence ATGTGGGGCCATAAGCTAGCCGCGAACACCCGGGAGGAGCTCCTCGCCGCACTCCTCTCTCTGAAGTTCTTCGGCCTCGACACGGTGAGGGGCCTCGTCCTTGTTGAGAAGCCCCGCGGGCCCCCCTTCGTGCCCGTGGAGAAGGTGGGCTGGGGGAAGGTCTGCACCTCCCCGCCCCCTCTCCCAGCCGCCGCGTGGAGGCAGGGTCGGGGCGAGAGGCCCGTCACGTACAGGTCTGCGCTCGGCCGCGGAGTCTACTGGTTCGAGCAACTGGGCATCTTCAGGAGGGGCAGGGAGTGGGCAGTGGCGGCGGGCTGCCGGGGGAGGCCCCCCTTCTTCGGCTGGGAGAAAGTCGCCGGGTGGGCCGTGGCCGAGCTACTGGGCGAGGCCCCGTACTGGAGGTTCTGGCCCCCGCTGACGGCCCCCGTCGAGGGCCACCTGCTGATCGCTGGCGGTAGCGGGGCGGGCAAGACCACCTTCCTCAAGCGGTACCTCTCCCAGGTCCCCAGGTGGTACGTCATAGACCTCACGGAGGAGGGCGAATACGCCGGGCTCGCCGAGACGGTGGAGGGGTCGGTGGACCTAGCCGCCATGGACCCCGACGACCAAGCGCTGCTCTACAGCCTGGGCATAGCCGCCGCAGTGGGGGCCAGGGAGCCCGCCGTGTCCGCCGTGCAACTAGGCGCCTTGAGGCTCGTCGCCAGGCGCGGCGCTGGGCTGGCGGAGTTCCTAAAAGAGCTGAGAGAGGCCCCCGACATACCCCAGCCCACTAGAGAAGTCCTGTACACAAAGCTGGCCGCCGCCTGCGTGGATCACGACGGGGGTTGCAGACCCCACCCAGCCCTGGGGCGCGACGCCGAGATGTCCCCGCCCCCCCGCCGTCATTTGGATAAGGCCCGACAACCCGCTGGCCGCCGCAATAGCTGCCCACGGCACCATCCTCAAAATACTGAGAAGGGCCAAGGGCCCCCTGGTCCTCGCCGTCGACGAGTACCACAAAATCGCCCCCCGCCTCCCCGTCGAGGATCCGGTGGAGAAGGCCATAAGGGAGGGCAGGCACCGCGGCGTCTACATAGCCATCGCCACCCAGAACCCCCAAGACCTCAAACAGAGCCCCCTCTCCATAATCGGCAACTACGTCTACTTCCACCTATCGCCCCCAGCCGCCGACCTCGCCGCCCAGACCCTAAACGTCCCCACCTGGGCCGTCACCACTCTCAAGCCGGGGCAGTACCTAGCCAGGACCCGCCATGGCCCCGCAGCCGGCGCTCTATAGGATAG